The genomic interval GTCGTCCGTCGCACTCTCCGTCCGGTCGCGCAACGCGGCGGCGTGGCCCTCGGCGAGCCGACCGAAGCGCTCGATTACGCGCCGTTGCTCGGCGGTCGGGTCGGTCGAGAGGTCCTCCTGCTGGTCCGGGTCGGAGGGCCGGTAGTACAGCTCCGTCGAGCCCTCGTCGACGTTCTCGATGTAGGTCCAGTCCCGGTCGCGGACGCTCACCAGCAGGTCGCCGTCCGAGAGCGACCGGGGGATGGGCTGGGCGGTCACCTCCTCGCCGCGGACGGCCACCGAGACCACCGGTTCGTCGACCGGCGGTTCGTCGCCGAGGACGCTCGGCACGAGCGTCTCGCCCCGCCAGTCCGGCGCGGGGTCGACGTCCAGCAGGTCGGTCACCGTCGGCGGAATCGCGTCCAGCCCCACCTGCCGTTCGACCCGGCCGCCCGAGTCTCCGGGGACGTCGACGACCAGCGGGACCCGGATCAGCTCGTCGTACAGCTTCGGGTAGTGGGCGAGGTGGCCGTGTTCCTGGAACTCCTCGCCGTGGTCGCCCGCGAGGACGACGGCGGTCTCGTCGGCGACGCCGTTGGCCGACAGTGTGTCTAGGAGCCGACCGATGCTCGCGTCGACCTGCCGGACCGCCGCCTGATAGAGCGTCCGGAGGTCGGCGAGCGTCCGCTCGCCGACCTCCAGCCCCAGTCCGGTCCGGGTGTGTGCGTGGAGCATCCGGTGGGTCCCGAGCAGGTTCGAGGACACCTCCCGGATGTAGCGAGGCGCGGGGACGTACGGCGTGTGGGTGTCCATGTAGTGGACCCACAGGAAGAACGGCGAGTCCCGGTCCTCGATGAACGACCTCGCGGCGTGCTCGACGTCGAACATCCTGGAGGTGTCGAGAAACGGCCGGTCGTCGGTGTTCCCGCGGAGCTTCGAGCCGAGGCGTCGAATCGGAGCGGTCGCCAGTTGTATCCACGCCTCGACGGTGGGATGGGTCGCGAGATAGCGACTGTAGATGCTCGACCCGACGCTGGCGACGAACGGCTCGAACTCGTCGAACCCGTCGTCGTACCCCCAGTGGGAGGTGAGAAAGCCGTTCGCGGCGTTGAATCCGCCGGTCGAGACGCCGGTCTCCGACAGCGCCGTCGGGAGCGTCGTCGACTCGTCGACGCCGATTCGCCCCGTATCCGCGAACACGGGGCGCGAGGCGAGGATCGACGGGAACGAGAACGGCGTCCAGTTGCCGGTCGCGAACGCGTGGTCGAACACGGTACCGCGGTCGGCGAGGGAGTCAATCACCGGCGTGTGGCGCTCGGGCGCGTACGGACCGATTGCGTCGGCCCGGAGCGAATCGACCGTGATGAGGACGACGTTCGAGGTGTCGGTGGTGTCCATGCGAGTCGGTAGTGCCTCCGTTCTCCTCGGCTCGCCTCCGGCCTCCCCGCAGTGGGTCGGGCCCTCGGCCGGTCTCCGGGGGGAGCGGTTCCGAGGGGCTCTCGATTGGTCCGGTTCAGCCGAGAGAGCGCCGCAATATTAACTGAGCGGTTAGTTACCTACTTCATCGTTTCGATTTCTTGGAGGGTCGGGCGTCCGTCGTGACGTTTCGAGTCGAGGGCCGGTCTGAAGTGTCGGTCAGCGCGGTCCCATCCCTCCGCTCTCGGGTGAGACGACGCCAACGCCGAGAGCCCCGTCAGAATCGGGCTGGCGGCCCGAAGCGTCGTCGAGCGCGCACGCGTCGATTCGAAGTTCGTCGATCGACGAAAACCGAGCGCGAAAAACTATGAGTTATCCGTCCGGGGTCCAGTAGTCGAAACGTACGACACCTTCCAAAACATGTCCGGAAAGTACGACCTCGTCATCGTCGGCGGCGGAATCAGCGGCGCATCGCTCCTGTACACCACCGCGAAGTTCTCCGACATCGACTCCATCGCGCTGGTCGAGAAGGAGCCGGAGATCGCGGCGATAAACACCGACCACACGAACAACTCCCAGACGCTCCACTTCGGAGACATCGAGACCAACTACACGCTCGAAAAGGCCGAGGAGGTAAAGGAGGGCGCGGAGCTCCTCGCGGGGTATCTGGAGAACCACGACCCCGACCGGGAGATGCACGACCGGCGGAGCAAGATGGTCCTCGGCGTCGGCGACGAGGAGGTGGAAAAGCTCGAACGCCGCTACGAGGACGAGGGGTTCGGCGACCTCTTCCCGAAGCTGCGGGCCATCGGGCGCGAGGAGATCGCCGAGTACGAACCGAAGGTCGTGGAGGGCCGCGACCCGTCCACGGAGATGCTCGCGCTCCAGACGCCCGACGGCTACGTCGTCGACTACGGCCAGACCGCGAAGTCGATGGTCGAGCGCGCCGACGAGGAGGACCACGTCGACGTGTTCACCGGCACCGAAGTCCGGGACATCACGCCCACGCTCGACGGCTACACCATCGAGACGACGGAGGGTCGGTTCGACTGCGACGCGACCGTGGTCGCCGCGGGTTCCCACAGCCTCCAGATGGCCAAGGAACTCGGCTACGGGCAGGACAAGGTCCTGCTCCCGGTCGCCGGGAGCTTCTTCCTCGCCGAGGACTTCCTCAACGGGAAGGTCTACACCCTCCAGATGAAGAAACTGCCCTTCGCAGCGGTCCACGGCGACGCCGACGTTCACGACCCCTCCATCACGCGGTTCGGGCCGACCGCGAAGCTCGTGCCCGCGCTCGAACGCGGCCGCATCTCGACCGTCCGGGACTTCCTCGACGTGTTCGGGCTGAACGCCGCGGCGTTCCTGAGCTACGCCAACATCCTCGCCGACCGCATCCTCCTGCCGTACGTGCTCCGGAACCTCGTCTACGACCTGCCCAACGTCGGGCCCAAGCAGTTCCTCCCGCACGTCCAGAAGGTCGTCCCGACCGCGACCCTCGACGACATCGAGCGCGCAAAGGGCTACGGCGGGGTCCGGCCCCAGATCGTCGACACGAGCGCGAAGTCCCTCGACATGGGCGAGG from Halorussus salilacus carries:
- a CDS encoding sulfatase, giving the protein MDTTDTSNVVLITVDSLRADAIGPYAPERHTPVIDSLADRGTVFDHAFATGNWTPFSFPSILASRPVFADTGRIGVDESTTLPTALSETGVSTGGFNAANGFLTSHWGYDDGFDEFEPFVASVGSSIYSRYLATHPTVEAWIQLATAPIRRLGSKLRGNTDDRPFLDTSRMFDVEHAARSFIEDRDSPFFLWVHYMDTHTPYVPAPRYIREVSSNLLGTHRMLHAHTRTGLGLEVGERTLADLRTLYQAAVRQVDASIGRLLDTLSANGVADETAVVLAGDHGEEFQEHGHLAHYPKLYDELIRVPLVVDVPGDSGGRVERQVGLDAIPPTVTDLLDVDPAPDWRGETLVPSVLGDEPPVDEPVVSVAVRGEEVTAQPIPRSLSDGDLLVSVRDRDWTYIENVDEGSTELYYRPSDPDQQEDLSTDPTAEQRRVIERFGRLAEGHAAALRDRTESATDDDDIDAGLEARLEALGYR
- a CDS encoding FAD-dependent oxidoreductase, which encodes MSGKYDLVIVGGGISGASLLYTTAKFSDIDSIALVEKEPEIAAINTDHTNNSQTLHFGDIETNYTLEKAEEVKEGAELLAGYLENHDPDREMHDRRSKMVLGVGDEEVEKLERRYEDEGFGDLFPKLRAIGREEIAEYEPKVVEGRDPSTEMLALQTPDGYVVDYGQTAKSMVERADEEDHVDVFTGTEVRDITPTLDGYTIETTEGRFDCDATVVAAGSHSLQMAKELGYGQDKVLLPVAGSFFLAEDFLNGKVYTLQMKKLPFAAVHGDADVHDPSITRFGPTAKLVPALERGRISTVRDFLDVFGLNAAAFLSYANILADRILLPYVLRNLVYDLPNVGPKQFLPHVQKVVPTATLDDIERAKGYGGVRPQIVDTSAKSLDMGEAKIVGDDIIFNITPSPGASTCLKNAMRDAEKVVEFLDGDYEFDEAAFRAETIDNFPHEEDEEEGESTPPQPAQ